The genomic interval TCGACCCGTCGTCGTTCGACGCGGCGAATGTGCCCTCGGCGCACGATGTGCTCGATCGTGCGCAGCAGGTCGAGCTCCCATTCGGCGAGGGTCGGCGCCCGCGCCATCGTCGGCGTCACCTTCGGGTCGATGCGCAGCATGACACCTGCGTCCTCGAGCGCGAAGAAGAGTTCGTCGACGGAATGGGAGTGCTCGGCTGCCGTCACGATGTCGGCGAGCATGCCGAGGAACACCTCCGGCACTGGTTGCACGACGGCGCGGTTCGTCATCCAGGGATCGCGCGGACGCACCCAGGTGATCGCATCGGGCGCGACACCGTGCGTCAGCAGCCAGACACACGCATCGGTCGCGGTCTTGCCGGAGCCGGCGATGACGTACTCGCCAGCCGGTTCGGCGAGGTGGACTAGTTCACCCACCGGCAGCACCCGTGCGCCCTCGGCGACTTCGAAGGGCGGCGGCACCTCGGCCGGGATGCGCGGGGCGAGGTAGTGGGCGTCGACCACGACGCAACCATCCGGCACCGAGTACTCTGCCCCCGACACCCGTGAGGCGAAGCGACGATCGCCGCGCCCGAGGCCCGGGTACTCGCAGCCCGAGAAGAACTCGACGCGATCAGTGTCGCGCAGCCGATCGAGCACGCGCTCGAAGTAGCTGCAGATCTCGGACTTGGTCGCGCGCTCCTGCAGGCCCACCTCAGAGCCGCGATGCTGCGTCCGACCGCCTCCGAGCAGCGTCGAGCCGACTCCGTACAGCGCCGAGGCCTGATGCAGCCGCACGAACGGGTATGCCTCGAGCCAGTGCCCGCCGACGCCGTGTCGGCGGTCGACGAGTGCGACGCGTGCGCCTGGCGCATGGTCGATCAGCGCGTCGGTGAAGGCCATGCCCATCGCTCCTGCCCCGACGACCAGGTAGTCGAACTCGAGCTTCGTCATGATCAGCCCACCCTGCTGTCCGATGCGGTCGAAACGGTGCGCGACCCGCCACCATTGATCTCAGGATCCTCCCCTCGAAAGCTCACTGCAATGACCCGTGCGAGGAGGACAGCGCACGCGTGCTTAGATGGTCGGGTGCTGAATCGCGGACACCTGTGAACCGTGGCTTCGCCGCACTCGGCGACCGCAACTTCCGCTGGTTCTTCCTGGCGCGCGCCATCACCATGATCACCGGCTCGATGTCGTCGATCGCGCTGGCGTTCGCAGTGCTGCAGATCGACAACGACCCGGTCAGCCTGTCACTCGTGCTGACCGCCTTCACCCTCGCGAACATCGTCTTCGTGCTGTTCGGCGGCGTCGTCGCCGACCGGCTCCCACGCGCGCTGGTGATCCAGGTCTGCTATGTGCTCGACATCCTCTCGATCGGCACGATCGCGTACCTGCTGTTCAGTCAGACCGCCACGATCCCGATCGTCGTCGGGCTCGCCGCCGTCAACGGGGCATCCACCGCATTCGTCCTTCCGGCGATGCAGGGCATCATCCCGCAGCTGACCAAGCCCGAGACGCTGCAGCAGGCCAACGCGATGCTGTCGTTCATCCGCTCGGCGGTCACGATCGGCGGACCGGTGATCGCGGGCATCCTCGTCACGACTGTGGGACCCGCCTGGGCGATGGTGGTGCAGATCTTCGGCTGGCTTGCGGCCATCCCGATCCTCGCCATGGTGAAGCTGCCGCCCCCGACCGGCGACGGCCGGTTCTCGCTGTTCGCCGACCTGCGCATCGGCTGGACCGAGTTCTGGAGCCGCTCCTGGCTCGTCGCCGTCGTCCTGGCATTCATGGTCATGAACGCCATCCACGTCGGCGCGTGGGGCGTGGTCGGCCCGTACATCGCGAAGAACGACGAGCGGCTGGGCATCGCCGGCTGGGGCTGGGTCGTCAGCGCCGAGGGCGTCGGCGTGCTGCTGATGACCCTCGTGCTGATGTGGGTCCCGCTCAAGCGCCCGCTGCGGATGGGCATGATCGGCATCAGCCTGTTCGCGATCCCCTTGACGATGCTCGGGGTGCATCCGGTCGTGGTGCTCGTCGCGATCGCGGCGTTCCTCGCCGGCGCCGGCGCCGAGATCTTCAGCACGGGCTGGAGCGTCGCGATGATGGAGAACATCCCCACCGACAAGCTCAGCCGCGTCTCCAGCTACGACATGCTGGGCAGCTTCGTCGTCATGCCGATCGGCACGCTGGTGTACGGCTGGCTCATCACGCATGCCGACCCCGCCGTCGTTCTGACGACCTCCGGCATCATCTACGCCACCATCGCCATCGGCACCGCCTTCGTGCCGAGCGTGTGGAAGATGGGCCGCGTCGAGGCGGCGACCGTCCGCACGTAACAATCGGACCGCTAATCGGCCCAGCGGGGCGCGGAGCGCGGATGATGGAGGTGGTCGGCGACGCTCGTCAACGACCGCACCCGACATCTCTGGAGACCCCATGCCCCGCGTCGCCCTGCGTTCGCTCGCCCTCACCGCCGCCGCTGCGGCGCTGCTCGCGCTGACCGCGTGCGCCGGGTCTCCGGCCGCGCCGTCGGGATCGGACGAGCCCGCCCCGGCAGACGCCGGCTACGTCACCCCGGGAAAGCTCACCATCGCCACCGGCGAGATCGCCTACTTCCCGTACGTCATCGACGACGACCCGGCCTCCGGCGAGGGGTTCGAGGCATCCGTCGCCTATGCCGTGGCCGAGAAGCTCGGCTTCGCGAAGGACGACGTCGAGTGGGTGCGCACCAGCTTCGATGCTGCCATCGCCCCTGGCCCGAAGAACTTCGACTTCAACATCCAGCAGTACACCATCACCGATGAGCGCCGGCAGGCCGTCGACTTCTCCTCACCGTACTACGAGGCCAGCCAGGCCGCGGTCGCCATCAAGGGCGGCACGGCGGATGCCGTGGACTCGCTCGCCGACCTCGGCGCCCTGCAGCTGGGCGCCATGGCGGGCTCGACGAGCGCGCTGACGATCGACGAGGCAGTGAAGCCCGAGAAGGATGCCCTGCTGTACGACTCGAACGAGGATGCTGTCGCCGCACTGAAGGCGAACCAGATCGACGCCATCGTGCTGGACCTGCCCACCGCGTACTACGCCACCGGCGTCTACATCGAGGACTCGTTCATCATCGGCGAGCTCCCCGTGGCCGGAGTGCCCGATGAGTGGGGTCTGCTGCTGCCGAAGGACTCGGCGCTGACGGCCGAAGTGAGCGCCGCGGTGGATGCGCTGCGCGCGGACGGCACCCTCGAGAAGATCACGGACCAGTGGCTCGGCTCTGGTCAGGGCGTCACGAAGCTGAAGTGAGCGCCGGCCGACCAGCATCCGATCCGCTACGGTCGATCGCGTGAGCACGCATCAGCCCAGCGCCCTCGAGCTGGATCGCCGCGCCTACCGGCGCGGACGCTCTCAGCGATCGATCCTGGTGGCGATCGCCTCCACGGTCGTCTTCGCGGCCGTGATCTGGCTGACCGTCGTGCGCACGCCGGGCTGGGCGTCCGTGCAGCAGGCGTTCTTCGACCCCGCCGTCGCGCTGCGCGCGCTGCCGAAGGTGTGGGACGGCTTCCTGCTCAACCTGCAGGTGCTTGGTCTGTCGGTGGTGACCGTCGCCGTCGTGGCGCTGCTGATCGCGACGCTGCGCACCCTGCGCGGTCCGATCTTCTTCCCGCTGCGAGTGCTCGCCGCCGCGTACACCGACATCTTCCGCGGTCTGCCGTTCATCATCGTGCTGTACCTGGTCGGGTTCGGCATCCCGACGGTGCTGAACCAGCGCCTGTCGCCCGTGCTGCTCGGCACCATCGCCGTCACTCTGACCTACTCGGCCTACGTCTCAGAAGTGATCCGCGCCGGCATCGAGGCGGTGCACCCATCGCAGCGCCTCGCGGCCAGGGGCCTGGGGCTGAGCCACATGCAGACCCTGCGCCGCATCATGCTCCCCCAGGCTCTGCGTAAAGTCACGCCCCCGTTGATGAACGACTTCGTCTCGATGCAGAAGGACGTCGGCCTGATCTCCATCCTCGGTGCGGTGGATGCCGTGCGCGCGGCGCAGCTGGTGCAGGCCCAGACCTACAACTTCACGCCGTACATCGTCGCCGGCATCCTCTTCATCCTGCTCGCGATCCCGACAATCCGTCTCACCGACTGGTACACCGCACGGCTGCGCGAACGCGAGCAGACGGGATCGATCGTATGACCGCACTGCTCGAGGGTCGCGACCTCTACAAGTCCTTCGGCGAGCGCGAGGTGCTGCGCGGGATCGACGTCTCGCTGCGGCAGCACGAGGTGGTCGCGCTGATCGGCGCGAGCGGATCGGGCAAATCGACCCTGCTGCGGTGTCTGGGCCTGCTGGAGCAGATCGATGACGGCCAGATCGTGCTGCACGGCGATGACATCTCCGACCCCCGCGCGGATGCGAACCGCGTGCGCGCCCGCTTCGGCACGGTGTTCCAGAGCTACAACCTCTTCCCTCATCTGACCGTGCTCGAGAACGTCACCCTCGCCTCCCGGGTCGTGCACCGCCGGCGGCGGCGCGACGCGGAGGAGCGCGGGATGGCCTTGCTGGAGCGCGTGGGTCTCGCCGATCTGGCACGCGAGCACCCCGACCGGCTGTCCGGAGGGCAGCAGCAGCGCACGGCGATCGTGCGCGCCATTGCGACCGATCCCGAGGTGCTGCTGCTCGATGAGATCACCTCGGCGCTCGATCCGGAGCTGGTCGGCGAGGTGCTCGAGCTCGTGCGTCAGCTCGCCGCCGATGGGGCGACGATCCTGATGGCCACCCACGAGCTGTCGTTCGCGCGCGACGTCGCCGACCGGATCGTCTTCCTCGACGGCGGGGTCGTCGTCGAGCAGGGGCCGCCGGCGCAGCTGCTGGTCTCCCCCGCCCAGCAGCGCACGCGCGAGTTCATCGCGCGCTTCACCGCCTGAGTGGATGCCAGTGGCCGGCCGGCCACTGGCATCCACTGCTCACATCGCGATCAGTTCACATGCTGACGAGGATCAGCACCGTGGCCAACACCACGCCCGAGCCGAGCAGCGTCACGAACGTGTAGCCGAGGATGTCGCGCATCTTCAGCCCGGCGATGGCCAGCACCGGCAGCGCCCAGAACGGCTGGATCATGTTGGTCCACTGGTCGCCGTAGGCGACGGCCATGATCGCGACCGACGGGTCGACGCCGAGCTGGTTCGCAGCGTCGAGCATGATCGGCCCCTGCACGGCGAACTGTCCGCCGCCCGACGGCACGAAGAAGTTCACGACACCGGCCGAGAGGAACGCCAGCACGCCGAACGTGACAGGCGTCGCGATCGAGACGAACGCATTCGAGAACAGTTCGATCAGGCCCGAACCGGCCATGATGCCGAGGATTCCGGCGTACAGCGGGAACTGCAGCAGGATCTCGCCGACGTTCGACGCCGCCTTCTTCGTGAGGTGGATGATCTCGAACGGGCTGCGCACCAGCAGCAGGATCAGCGCGAGGAACGACCAGTTCACGATGTCGAGGGTGAGCGTGCCGCCCTGCACGAAGTGCACGACCAGGTAGATCACCAGTGCGAGGCCGAGCACGAGCGTGAGGATGCGCGATGCATCG from Microbacterium sp. H1-D42 carries:
- a CDS encoding NAD(P)-binding protein, giving the protein MTKLEFDYLVVGAGAMGMAFTDALIDHAPGARVALVDRRHGVGGHWLEAYPFVRLHQASALYGVGSTLLGGGRTQHRGSEVGLQERATKSEICSYFERVLDRLRDTDRVEFFSGCEYPGLGRGDRRFASRVSGAEYSVPDGCVVVDAHYLAPRIPAEVPPPFEVAEGARVLPVGELVHLAEPAGEYVIAGSGKTATDACVWLLTHGVAPDAITWVRPRDPWMTNRAVVQPVPEVFLGMLADIVTAAEHSHSVDELFFALEDAGVMLRIDPKVTPTMARAPTLAEWELDLLRTIEHIVRRGHIRRVERRRVEFDDGSLAVGDDALVIHCAAEGLLSRPLVPIWSPGEITLQPVRAGFPCFGAAITGYVEATRGAGSSGEDDESKNELCRPSPYPDTLAAWVRMIAVGGRNAAVFGAVPDIAEWASTVAINPARIDPNAAHSADLDAALARVAAHAPAGMARLIELGAAAA
- a CDS encoding MFS transporter, which codes for MNRGFAALGDRNFRWFFLARAITMITGSMSSIALAFAVLQIDNDPVSLSLVLTAFTLANIVFVLFGGVVADRLPRALVIQVCYVLDILSIGTIAYLLFSQTATIPIVVGLAAVNGASTAFVLPAMQGIIPQLTKPETLQQANAMLSFIRSAVTIGGPVIAGILVTTVGPAWAMVVQIFGWLAAIPILAMVKLPPPTGDGRFSLFADLRIGWTEFWSRSWLVAVVLAFMVMNAIHVGAWGVVGPYIAKNDERLGIAGWGWVVSAEGVGVLLMTLVLMWVPLKRPLRMGMIGISLFAIPLTMLGVHPVVVLVAIAAFLAGAGAEIFSTGWSVAMMENIPTDKLSRVSSYDMLGSFVVMPIGTLVYGWLITHADPAVVLTTSGIIYATIAIGTAFVPSVWKMGRVEAATVRT
- a CDS encoding transporter substrate-binding domain-containing protein yields the protein MPRVALRSLALTAAAAALLALTACAGSPAAPSGSDEPAPADAGYVTPGKLTIATGEIAYFPYVIDDDPASGEGFEASVAYAVAEKLGFAKDDVEWVRTSFDAAIAPGPKNFDFNIQQYTITDERRQAVDFSSPYYEASQAAVAIKGGTADAVDSLADLGALQLGAMAGSTSALTIDEAVKPEKDALLYDSNEDAVAALKANQIDAIVLDLPTAYYATGVYIEDSFIIGELPVAGVPDEWGLLLPKDSALTAEVSAAVDALRADGTLEKITDQWLGSGQGVTKLK
- a CDS encoding amino acid ABC transporter permease; this encodes MSTHQPSALELDRRAYRRGRSQRSILVAIASTVVFAAVIWLTVVRTPGWASVQQAFFDPAVALRALPKVWDGFLLNLQVLGLSVVTVAVVALLIATLRTLRGPIFFPLRVLAAAYTDIFRGLPFIIVLYLVGFGIPTVLNQRLSPVLLGTIAVTLTYSAYVSEVIRAGIEAVHPSQRLAARGLGLSHMQTLRRIMLPQALRKVTPPLMNDFVSMQKDVGLISILGAVDAVRAAQLVQAQTYNFTPYIVAGILFILLAIPTIRLTDWYTARLREREQTGSIV
- a CDS encoding amino acid ABC transporter ATP-binding protein, translating into MTALLEGRDLYKSFGEREVLRGIDVSLRQHEVVALIGASGSGKSTLLRCLGLLEQIDDGQIVLHGDDISDPRADANRVRARFGTVFQSYNLFPHLTVLENVTLASRVVHRRRRRDAEERGMALLERVGLADLAREHPDRLSGGQQQRTAIVRAIATDPEVLLLDEITSALDPELVGEVLELVRQLAADGATILMATHELSFARDVADRIVFLDGGVVVEQGPPAQLLVSPAQQRTREFIARFTA